A single genomic interval of Spinacia oleracea cultivar Varoflay chromosome 6, BTI_SOV_V1, whole genome shotgun sequence harbors:
- the LOC110777581 gene encoding uncharacterized protein isoform X1, translating to MKKLTILPLLIILQLIHPINTTTTTLISSSSSIHDLLKSQGLPGGIFPRNVKSYTLDQDGLLEVYFDEPCESMFETLVRFDTVVKANLTFGGLNGVEGLSQEELFLWLPVKDIIVKDPLSGLILFDIGVAQKQLAFSLFEDPPICNPHNFRSCTTMGRYSGLSLSPLSPNTLCYGVMDLWLYIFRLYICLTYSSKVRIMLH from the exons ATGAAGAAATTGACAATTTTACCCCTCTTAATAATCCTCCAACTAATTCACCCAAttaacaccaccaccaccaccctaatctcttcatcatcatcaatccaTGATCTCCTTAAGAGCCAAGGCCTACCCGGTGGGATCTTCCCTAGGAATGTTAAGTCCTACACACTTGACCAAGATGGCTTGTTAGAGGTCTACTTCGACGAGCCGTGTGAGTCCATGTTCGAGACGTTGGTTCGGTTCGATACCGTCGTAAAAGCTAACCTTACCTTTGGTGGTCTTAATGGTGTTGAAGGGCTTAGTCAAGAAGAACTGTTTTTATGGTTACCGGTTAAGGACATAATTGTAAAAGACCCTTTGTCTGGTCTTATTTTGTTCGACATTGGTGTTGCGCAAAAGCAGCTTGCATTCTCTCTATTTGAAGATCCTCCTATTTGCAATCCTCACA ACTTCAGAAGCTGTACAACCATGGGAAGATACAGTGGGctgtctctctctcctctcagtcCAAACACTTTATGTTATGGAGTTATGGACCTATGGCTTTACATTTTTAGGCTTTACATTTGTCTAACTTATTCTTCAAAAGTTCGAATCATGCTACATTGA